A stretch of the Panicum virgatum strain AP13 chromosome 9N, P.virgatum_v5, whole genome shotgun sequence genome encodes the following:
- the LOC120688452 gene encoding protein RESPONSE TO LOW SULFUR 3-like yields the protein MMTRTKVTVDAGREAEEMRRRNAELERAAAEAAAREERLRRELEAALARLAVAEEAEERLCVQLGELEAEAVTQAIEYQEHVRALSERLAFADAVLSRPSSSGSGIAAGVAGKGLM from the coding sequence ATGATGACGAGGACGAAGGTGACCGTGGACGCGgggagggaggcggaggagatgaGGCGGAGGAACGCCGAGctggagagggcggcggcggaggcggcggcgagggaggagcggctgcggcgggagctggaggcggcgctggcgcggctggccgtggccgaggaggccgaggagcggCTGTGCGTGCAGCTCGGCGAGCTGGAGGCCGAGGCCGTGACGCAGGCCATCGAGTACCAGGAGCACGTCAGGGCGCTCTCCGAGAGGCTCGCCTTCGCCGACGCCGTCCTCAGCAGGCCCTCCAGCTCCGGGTCCGggatcgccgccggcgtcgcgggCAAGGGATTGATGTGA